CGAACGAGACTGCTGAAAGAATCATCAGCAAGTGGACGCGGAGCTTCGGGGCTGGCGAGGTGTCTTCCGCAGCCCTTGCGGCATCGCGTGGATGGATCTTCGTGAGCCAGGACCTCGAGCCAATGCGACAGTTGCGACTCTCGGAGACCATCTTCATGGAAACGACCAGTGACATACTGAAGTCGCTGACCCGACAGCGCGCAATCACGAAGCAGCAGGCCACTGAGATCCAGGCAGCAATCAGGAGATCCTCGAAGCCTCGGCGACGTCGGTGAACTCCCGGCGCCTGGTGCGATGTGAAGCCCAGACTCGGCGCGCGGGATAAGCTTCTCCCGAGGCGGGGCGGGCCTCGTCTTGCAGGTCAAGCTCAACAACGTTAGGCCAAACCTGGCGGGCGGGGTCTCGGCGACTGCCACAGGAATCGGCCGCTTTCGGAGTCTGCAGGACGCGAGCACGTTGTTGCAGGAATCTGAGAAGTGTGATATCGGTGATGCGGGGCAACCCACACTTGTCGCAGCCCGCAGGCCTGCGTTCCGCAGCTGTGTTGCGCCAATAGTACACGTTTACGGGGTCTGAGCTGTGGAAACGGGCGCGAACACGCCGACACGGCGTGTATCTAGGGGTCGGCGTTACCGCAGGTCAGGAGCTTGCGGGTGCCGGAGTGAGTTCGTGGATCCGGGGCGGCTCTGGAAGCGCGAGCTTGGCGAGGATGGCACGTTGGGGGGCGGTGATCTCGGTGCGCTGACTGAAGGTGCCGGCGGGACCCCGGAAGGTGCCGATCCGCATGCGCTGAAGCTCGTGGCGGATATCGGGCCAATGTCCGCCACACGTGGTCTCGACGACGCGGACCATCAACAGGGCCAGCCAGCACAGCAGCACATGGGCGCGGATGCGCTCCTCTTTCCGGTGGTAGACCGGTCGCAGGTCGATGATCTGTTTCATGTCCCTCCACCCCCGCTCGACCTCGAGCAGCTGCTTGTAGCCCAGCGCTATGTCCTCTGCCGACAGCGTGGGATCGGAGCAGCGCAGCAGGTACTTGCCGTCGAGCTTGCTCTCGGTCTCGACCGCGGCCGCGTTGACGCGCAACAGCCCACTGGGTGTGACCCGCAGGAAACGGTTCAGACCGGGCTTGGTCGAGATCACGCCACGCAGCTCCGCCCGCTTGGTGGCGGTGAGCCTGTCCGTGCCGGCGATCGTGTCTTGAAGACTCGCGACGAGGCTCGCGCGCACGGCGGCGTCCCGCACGGCTCCTTCGGGGTTGTGGCAGATGATGAAGCGCTCGTGCTCCGAGATGCGGACCTCTTTGACGCGCAGGTTCTCGGCGACGGTCCGGTAGCGGCCGGCCCGCGACAGGGCGGCGGTGGCTTCGGCCGAGCCCGAGCGCAGCTTCTCCCCGATGATGTAGTGGTGGTCCCCGCGGCGCAGGAAACGGCGATTCTGTGCTGAGGAGAACCCCCGATCCGCGACCCAGACGATCCGCGACAGCGTCCAGTCCCGCAGATCGTCCTTGGCCTGGCGGATCAGGGCGGAGTCAGACGTGTTGCCCGGCCAGCACCACGTCCGCACCGGGATCCCCTCCCTCGTGACCGCCATGCCGATCACGACCTGCGGCAGGTCGCCGCGGTGGTCTTTGGACTTGCCGTGGGTACGGAAGCCCACGGTCGAGGCGGCGTCGGCGGCGTCCGCGTCTTGGAGAACACGGCCAAGCTCGTCCCTCGCGACCGGCTCGTCGGCCTCGTCGACTTGGAAGTAGGTCGACGTGGTGTCGAAGAACAGCAGGTCGACCTCCAGATCGAGCAGGTTGGCGACCTGATGGAACACCTCGCGCTCCAGCTCCGGCGCGATCTGGAGCAGCCAGTCCATCGCCCGATAGCACGCGTCGTCGGTGGTGCTCGGCATCCCCTCGATCGCGACGTCCTCGCAGACCCAGTGAGACGCGGCGAGCTTGGACGACGGGGCCAGCGCCCGGTTCGCGACGAGAGCGAAGAGCACTCGCTCGGCGGAGACGTCGAGCCGGCGCCCCGCAAGGAGTCTGCGCATCACGGAGTCGATCCCGAGGCGGTGCCACACTCCTTGGAGCACCCAGACACCGCCCGAAGGCCGGGACTCGAGATACGAGAGCCCCTCGGGGGCGGCCGCCGTCAGAGCGGCATCCGGATCCAGGAAGCGCG
This genomic interval from Actinomycetota bacterium contains the following:
- a CDS encoding IS1634 family transposase; the encoded protein is MYLRTTPRKNKDGSVVRYLQLAHNVWDPVAKRSKVTVIHNFGREDDANREALRRLIGSVSRFLDPDAALTAAAPEGLSYLESRPSGGVWVLQGVWHRLGIDSVMRRLLAGRRLDVSAERVLFALVANRALAPSSKLAASHWVCEDVAIEGMPSTTDDACYRAMDWLLQIAPELEREVFHQVANLLDLEVDLLFFDTTSTYFQVDEADEPVARDELGRVLQDADAADAASTVGFRTHGKSKDHRGDLPQVVIGMAVTREGIPVRTWCWPGNTSDSALIRQAKDDLRDWTLSRIVWVADRGFSSAQNRRFLRRGDHHYIIGEKLRSGSAEATAALSRAGRYRTVAENLRVKEVRISEHERFIICHNPEGAVRDAAVRASLVASLQDTIAGTDRLTATKRAELRGVISTKPGLNRFLRVTPSGLLRVNAAAVETESKLDGKYLLRCSDPTLSAEDIALGYKQLLEVERGWRDMKQIIDLRPVYHRKEERIRAHVLLCWLALLMVRVVETTCGGHWPDIRHELQRMRIGTFRGPAGTFSQRTEITAPQRAILAKLALPEPPRIHELTPAPASS